The window AGGAGTGAGCACCGGGGCTCGTCAGGGGAGCGAAACCGACCATGAAGAAATGGAGACGGGGGAAAGGAACCATGTTCACAGCCAGCTTACGCAGATCAGAGTTAAGCTGACCGGGGAATCGTAGACAGGTGGTAATGCCGGACATGACAGCGGAGACGAGGTAGTTCAGGTCACCGTAGGCAGGGTTAGACAGCTTCAGGGTGCGCATGCAGATGTCGTAGAGAGCCTCGTTGTCAATGCAAAAGGTCTCGTCAGAGTTCTCGACCAGCTGGTGGACAGAGAGGGTGGCGTTGTAGGGCTCAACGACGGTGTCGGACACCTTGGGGGATGGCATGACGGAGAAGGTGGCCATCATTCGGTCGGGGAACTCCTCGCGGATCTTGGAGATCAAAAGAGTACCCATACCGGATCCGGTACCACCGCCAAGGGAGTGGGTGATCTGGAAGCCCTGGAGGCAGTCGCAGCCTTCGGCCTCACGGCGGATCACGTCAAGGACGTTGTCGACGAGCTCGGCGCCCTCAGTGTAGTGGCCCTTGGCCCAGTTGTTTCCGGCAGAGGATTggccgaagatgaagttgtCGGGTCGGAAGAGCTGACCGAAAGGACCGGCACGGACGGCGTCCATGGTACCGGGCTCAAGATCGACGAGGACAGCGCGAGGAACAtacttgttgttgttggcctGCAGTATCCGAGGTCAGAATAGGGGCTTCTCGAGTGGCGCATCTagcagggaaaaggaaacacGTACCTCGTTGAAGTAGACGTTCATGCGCTCGAGCTGGAGCTCGGAAGAGCCTCCATAGATACCATTGCTGTCGAGACCGTGCTCGCCAGAAATGGTCTGCCAAAAGGCGGCACCGATTTGGTTACCCTGTCAAATAGTGTGAGCTCCTGTCCGCGGTGTCGTTAAGGGGGGAACTATGGAGGGACGTCAACTTACGCACTGGCCGGTCTGGATGTGAACCTGTACATCGAAAAAGAATCAACAATTAGCAAACGGACATCCTCAGAGAATCACGACACGCCTCAATCGCGCTGGATTGCCGCGCAGAAAAACGCCAATGTGTTCGTTTCGTCGTGGTTGGCGGGGTATAATTTCAGGGGCACCAGATCCCAAACGCGTTTGGCGGGAAGCTCAAGTAAACAACAGATAGAGGGGGGACTCACAATCTCACGCATGATGGCTagtgatgatgctggaggaAATTAGGATTCGAGGCAGAAGGAGACGCAAAGGAGATGCGAGCTATTGCTGGAGCTGTGGCGGGTTTGGCAGGACAAGAGCTTGGGCTCGAGGTAGCTGGTGGTTTTTGTTTGAGTTGGGAAGCGGGTGGAGATGAAATGGTTCACCGCCATGGCCCCATCACCACTGCGGGGCCTGTTAGCATGTTAGCATGGGGAAGGGAAGGGGAGAGCCAGTCCAGTGGCCAGTGGCTTGTTGGGGCCTGAAAAAGCTCACTGAAAGGCTAGGTACAGGTGGTGCTAGTAGGGCCCGAATAGGGGAAAAAGCAATTGACTGATGGGCAGCATTGATCCAtattctctctcactctGTTTACCAACGTCGGGTGTAAAGAGGCCATCGGCAACATTTAGATGGACTACCTAACCATGTACTCAATAATACCGACTATATAACTCATTCAcccaatcaatcaatccccTTCTGAGTAACACAGAGAATCGAAATCACATCCATCGCCAACAGCCATGGACCCGACCTGTAACCTCTACTTCCCCAAAGCGCCATCAACGCGCCAACCAGCCATGTAGCCAGAACCTGCAGCCACGCTAAGCAGTTTTGATGCCTGGTCCCTTGGGCTCGTTGGAGCCATCACATCGTGACCCTGTCTGTCCAGGTCCCCCCAAAGCCCAAAGGAGCACAGAGCATCCAttgcgaaaaagaaaaaaagtacaCCAGTCAATCCCCTTTTTACCGCAACACCAGACTTTGGGTCTCCATCTCATGCAGCGCCAGCTCATGAGCCGAGATGAGAGCTGGCGGGCCCCCACATTTTGGCCGCTTTCAAGCGAGGATCCGGCAACGCTGCATGTACGACTACGAGTATTACTCCAGATACGAATACAGACGGCTACTGGgttttgttgttgatgcaGTGAGAatgacagacagacagacaggtTCAGGTATATTTACAGCTGATAGGTATACGTAGTCTGGCATTGGTCCCAATTGATATTGCATTTCTCCCCTCTTAATGCGCCTTGACAACGCCCGCAGCGTCTGCCTGAGccgcaatcttcttcttgtactgCTGCACCGTGCCGTCAAACTTCTCAACCGTACCGCCATCGCACACCCAGAGCGACGTACACACCGACTGCAGCATCGTCACGTCGTGGGAAACCATCAGCACGCCTCCCTGGAACTCGTTCAGCGCCTCTGCCAGCGCATCCATAGCCTCGATATCCAAATGGTTAGACGGCTCGTCCAGCACGAGAATGTGTGGCTGCGTCAGCGCCAGGCAGGCGAATGCCACTCTGGACTTCTGACCTCCGGAAAGCTGCACCATCTTCTGTAAACCGGTTGTGCCCGTAATGCCAAAGGCTCCCAACTGGCGTCGATATTCTTCATCCGTCTTTCCGGGATACgccttggccatgaagctgaCGGCGCTCATAGTGAGGTCGAGCGAGTCTACGTGGTGCTGCGCGAAGAATCCGATACGCAGTCGTGGATGCGACGTGACGAGACCCTTTGATGCTTCGAGCTTGCTGATGAGAAGCTTCAAGACTGTTGTCTTACCAGCACCGTTGGGGCCGACAATGCCGATACGGGAATCCAGCTGAACATCGAGATCTACGTTGCTCAGCAGAGGCTTGTCGGGAGTGTACCCAAAGCTGACCCCTGACATCTGGATGATGGGAGGTGACAGCTTTTCCACCTCGGGGAATTGGAATTTGACATCGTATTCCTTCTCCGGAGGCTCCAACACGGgcatcttctcgagcttcttgatacGGGACTGAGCTTCTGATGACTTGGCCGCATTGTAGCGGAATTTGTCGATAAAGGCTTGCAAATGTGCTCGCTCTGCCATCTGCTTCTCATATTCTCTCTTGGCCACCTTCTTGCGCTCCTCACGCGTGGCGTAGAAGGACTCAAAGTTGGCTCCGCGGTAGTAGTCGAGTCGCTGAGAGTGCTGGTGCACAATATCCGTCGCGACTTCGTTGAGGAATGCTCTGTCGTGAGAGACGACGAGAACTGTGCTGGGGTAGTCTTGGAGATAGTTTGAAAGGAAAGTAATCGAAGGAACGTCCAACATGTTGGACGGTTCGTCGAGCAACAACAGATCGGGCTCACAGAACAGGGCACGCGCCAGTGCCAGACGCATACGCCAACCACCGGAGAACGTCTTGGTTGCAAACTGCTGTCTCTCGGGCGAGAAACCAAGACCGGCCAGAATACTGGCGGCGCGAGACTCTGCCTTGTCGGATTCCATCTCGGCCAGCTTAGCTTGAACATCGCCAAGCTTGGTGTCCATggtctccttctccagatcaagcttggcagcatctgcCGAAGTATCGGCCAACGGCGCTCGCTTGACTTCCAACTCTGCTAATCTGTTGATGAGGTCCTATAAAACAAGTCAGATGATGTCTTTCGAGAGGAACTGCGATTGTCAACGTAGCCTTACTTCTTGTTCCCTGATAAGGACCTTTCTCCAGACATCGGCATCAAGAACAGCTTGTATAGCCGGAGTATCGTCTCCCGTAATCTAGCATGGAAAAGTTAGTCGTTGGACAGAAACACACATATGGGTAAGAGAATATAGTTCACCTCCTGCTCGACGTGGAGAATAGAAATATGTGTCGGAATGGCAACTTCTCTCCTGGACAGAGCTCTGAGCAATGTGGATTTACCCACACCGTTGTTACCAACAAGACCGTAGCGATGACCATATGCCAGCGTAAGAGTTGTGTCGGTAAGAATGCGGTTGGCGCCAATAGACACATCAATGTTATCCAGCTTGATATCCTTCGTCTTGTTGGCTCCCGACGAACCCAGCTGCAGCGGGTTGACGGCCATGTAGAACTCCTCGTACGACTGCGCATCCTCGGGCTGGTCAAGCAATCTCGAGGCCTCGTATTCGACCGTCTTgaacgtcttcttctgctgcttggcgGCAATCTTTCGCTCGGccttttcaagcttcttgcgGTCGACCTTGGACTCGACCTTTCTCACATTGGCAGATTCCAAATCAACGGCACCACCGGCAACGGCCAGAGTGGACGACATGTTCCGCTGGGAGCTGACCTGGATGGTCTGATCTAACCTCCTAATGGCCGAGGGCCCTCGTCGTTCACCTCCGTTCGCCTCGGCATACTTGTCGACCCATTTCTCCACGAGCTGCTTGATCTTTTCCTCTTGAGCGGCATCTGTGCCTCCGGAGGCAGAGAGGAGCAATTCGGTGATTGTCGACGCAGCTTCGTTGAGAGGGGAGATTTGCGCCTCGTTCTCTTCGTCTGACCAGGCGGTAGAAGCGTGCGTCAGGTATCCAACCGAGTAGTCAGATAACACCGGGTCGATGTTGGGGAGGACGGCCCTGATCTCGGCCTCCATGTCTGCGGGCGGATGTGTAGCTTTGACGGGGGCGGAATCTCTTTGGTGTCTGATTCCAGACGAATTGTCGGCGACCTTGATTTGGGATCTACGGCCCAGAAGCTCTGGATAATGGTCTGAATAGCTTGCCCGCTTTGGAGATGTTCGCATCTACGAGCTTCAATCTCGAAATTCTCTGGGCCGTGGCGTGCCCCGCCATGATTGGTGACGTTTGGGTGGACGGGCCGAAACGGTCCGGCAGCTCACTTTTTGCAGCTGGCAGAGTAGAAGAGCCGGTGTTGACCCCGATAAGCCGATATTATGCTCTAATCCAATATCTCCAAGAGCTTCAGCTAGCTACATGGAGCTTATGATGTCAGCAAAGAGCTGTCATGAAGACGCCTGCCATTGAAGAATATTCCAGAGAAAGTGTAATCCCAAACCAGACAACATTTACGATTGAggtatccatccatcctctgAATCCGTCAAACTGAGCTCCCAGAAGAGTAATAACAATAACATTGACGCCCAAATCAACAGCGACGGCAGCACCGTTCAAACTATCTCGCCATGGCGCTCACGGCTCGGGGCGCTTCAAATGCCAACGTTTCAAACGGCCCAATTAGGGCATAACTCTCAAAAGGAACGCCGAAGCCCCAGGCCCTCGAAATTTCCATGCCGCCAAAGGAAGGCTCTAACTGCTACGTTGAACTCTAAGCTGACAAGGAACCATTGGCTCTGTTTCGAGGTGCCAAATCCAGCTCCGAAACCTAGGCTAATACCGTAGAAGCAGCCAATAGGCTTGCGCAAACCTAAACCGAACATCCTTGTCGAAATCCCACGGGCGTGTTCGCGCGAAAAAGCAACGCGTTATTGACGCtggagaaaaagcaagatTTCGGGATGGACTACCCGATCCAATCATGGGCTATCGGAGGCATCTTCGCAGCCCAATATCGAATTTCCCGGAGTAGTTTTCGCGCCCTTCTTCGAGCCGCTACTACGAAGTAGTTACGTAGCGCTGCTACTTGGTGTGCGTCGATGTGTGTGGCATCGTAAAGGAAGCGCCGCGGGTTTGGAGGGCCGGAGAATTTTCTTATTACCTTTGCATACGTGTAAAGCGCTGGCAGTGGCTGTGCAACTTGGATCTCACCAACAAATCTCGGTGTGCTTGATTcccggctgctgctgtcgcaCATTGATGCGTTTAATTTCGCCTTGCAGGAAGGATACAGCACATGAGCCCTCCCTTTcgcagtactcgtatgccaATGGTATCGTTGCTGAGGAACTGTACGCAATTGATGTCCTTCGCAAGTCTCTTGATACCGCACTAAACGACGCATGTGTTACTTTGCAATCACATCAAATCTTGTTGCCCAGCGCCGTGCTACCTCCTTGCTTGGTTGCTTACGCCACCATCGTACATCACTTTGGATAGTGGATCAATATcggaaaagacaaaagcaGCAGGGAAGTCAATGCCTTGCCTCACGTGTGTCAGACATGCCCGCTTTGAGAC of the Trichoderma breve strain T069 chromosome 4, whole genome shotgun sequence genome contains:
- a CDS encoding tubulin/FtsZ family, GTPase domain-containing protein, yielding MREIVHIQTGQCGNQIGAAFWQTISGEHGLDSNGIYGGSSELQLERMNVYFNEANNNKYVPRAVLVDLEPGTMDAVRAGPFGQLFRPDNFIFGQSSAGNNWAKGHYTEGAELVDNVLDVIRREAEGCDCLQGFQITHSLGGGTGSGMGTLLISKIREEFPDRMMATFSVMPSPKVSDTVVEPYNATLSVHQLVENSDETFCIDNEALYDICMRTLKLSNPAYGDLNYLVSAVMSGITTCLRFPGQLNSDLRKLAVNMVPFPRLHFFMVGFAPLTSPGAHSFRAVTVPELTQQMFDPKNMMAASDFRNGRYLTCCSIFRGKVAMKEVEDQMRNVQNKNSTYFVEWIPNNIQTALCAIPPRGLKMSSTFIGNSTSIQELFKRVGEQFSAMFRRKAFLHWYTGEGMDEMEFTEAESNMNDLVSEYQQYQEAGIDEEEYEEEAPVEHDEE
- a CDS encoding ABC transporter domain-containing protein, which codes for MEAEIRAVLPNIDPVLSDYSVGYLTHASTAWSDEENEAQISPLNEAASTITELLLSASGGTDAAQEEKIKQLVEKWVDKYAEANGGERRGPSAIRRLDQTIQVSSQRNMSSTLAVAGGAVDLESANVRKVESKVDRKKLEKAERKIAAKQQKKTFKTVEYEASRLLDQPEDAQSYEEFYMAVNPLQLGSSGANKTKDIKLDNIDVSIGANRILTDTTLTLAYGHRYGLVGNNGVGKSTLLRALSRREVAIPTHISILHVEQEITGDDTPAIQAVLDADVWRKVLIREQEDLINRLAELEVKRAPLADTSADAAKLDLEKETMDTKLGDVQAKLAEMESDKAESRAASILAGLGFSPERQQFATKTFSGGWRMRLALARALFCEPDLLLLDEPSNMLDVPSITFLSNYLQDYPSTVLVVSHDRAFLNEVATDIVHQHSQRLDYYRGANFESFYATREERKKVAKREYEKQMAERAHLQAFIDKFRYNAAKSSEAQSRIKKLEKMPVLEPPEKEYDVKFQFPEVEKLSPPIIQMSGVSFGYTPDKPLLSNVDLDVQLDSRIGIVGPNGAGKTTVLKLLISKLEASKGLVTSHPRLRIGFFAQHHVDSLDLTMSAVSFMAKAYPGKTDEEYRRQLGAFGITGTTGLQKMVQLSGGQKSRVAFACLALTQPHILVLDEPSNHLDIEAMDALAEALNEFQGGVLMVSHDVTMLQSVCTSLWVCDGGTVEKFDGTVQQYKKKIAAQADAAGVVKAH